Proteins co-encoded in one Luteolibacter sp. Y139 genomic window:
- a CDS encoding type II secretion system F family protein, which translates to MSSASATAKPGTPASAAKPAAQGGSFGFLKQTKVKLFTKKQLVSMFRGLASMLRAQINTADALKYYGQGLQDKVMSEALLKIREEINSGVNVHEAFRRTGRFSDMVIGLIQAGSDAGQLHQAFGALAARFTSEMQFTKALRKATVMPSVVITVLASAFVFSQVSIVPQVQDMLKSVAQKPDGMTAIAFKVSAITRAIWPFVFGSVVAIAITIWRSDKVRNMILGIGMSKWRLLRLMIMSLRQMTFLSTMKMLHANGINLAKSIRVSANSVKGTPFYQELRDAADKYEGSGVPLSTAFSKYTSVDSQVVHMMSIGEKSASLDAQLEMLAQMYEEDAENYMGTFTAAVNFLVLIIAVFLIAAVFIGTFLPIFLMGPKMMNSKM; encoded by the coding sequence ATGAGTAGCGCCTCCGCCACCGCCAAGCCGGGCACTCCCGCGTCCGCCGCCAAGCCAGCCGCCCAAGGCGGCTCCTTCGGCTTCCTCAAGCAGACGAAGGTAAAGCTCTTCACCAAGAAGCAACTGGTCTCGATGTTCCGTGGCCTCGCTTCGATGCTGCGCGCCCAGATCAATACCGCGGACGCACTCAAGTACTACGGTCAGGGCCTTCAGGACAAGGTGATGTCCGAAGCCCTTTTGAAGATCCGCGAGGAGATCAATTCCGGCGTCAACGTGCACGAGGCATTCCGCCGCACCGGCCGCTTCTCGGACATGGTCATCGGTCTGATCCAGGCTGGTAGCGATGCCGGCCAGCTCCACCAGGCCTTCGGCGCACTCGCAGCCCGCTTCACCAGCGAGATGCAGTTCACCAAGGCGCTGCGCAAGGCCACCGTCATGCCTTCCGTCGTCATTACGGTCCTGGCTTCCGCCTTCGTTTTCTCGCAGGTCAGCATCGTCCCGCAGGTGCAAGACATGCTCAAGTCCGTGGCCCAGAAGCCCGACGGCATGACCGCCATCGCCTTCAAGGTCAGCGCCATCACCAGGGCGATCTGGCCCTTCGTTTTCGGCTCGGTCGTTGCGATCGCCATCACCATCTGGCGTTCGGATAAGGTTCGCAACATGATCCTCGGCATCGGCATGTCCAAGTGGCGGCTGCTTCGCCTCATGATCATGAGCCTCCGGCAGATGACCTTCCTCTCCACCATGAAGATGCTGCACGCCAACGGCATCAACTTGGCGAAGTCGATCCGCGTCTCCGCCAACAGTGTGAAGGGCACCCCTTTCTATCAGGAACTCCGCGACGCCGCCGACAAATACGAAGGCTCCGGCGTTCCCCTCTCCACCGCCTTCTCCAAGTACACCTCGGTGGACTCGCAGGTGGTCCACATGATGTCCATCGGTGAAAAGTCCGCCTCGCTGGATGCGCAGCTCGAGATGCTCGCCCAGATGTATGAGGAGGACGCCGAGAACTACATGGGAACCTTCACCGCTGCCGTGAACTTCCTGGTCCTCATCATCGCCGTCTTCCTGATCGCTGCCGTTTTCATCGGAACCTTCCTGCCAATCTTCCTGATGGGTCCGAAGATGATGAACAGCAAGATGTAA
- a CDS encoding type II secretion system protein, producing the protein MKSRVHGQSSHRGFTLLELTLVMSVLLLLITVGLKSNNAFKTWKLAREASDTLRTVYIAQRTYLADNPTTAMSALTPALLLPYIQNGPTVFPTAKSVTGATLNVFVGASPPFYTTTATVSGATSPSRYDPSGSTTDSLWDVGE; encoded by the coding sequence ATGAAATCCCGTGTCCATGGCCAATCGTCGCACCGTGGCTTCACGCTGCTGGAGTTGACGTTGGTAATGTCAGTGCTCCTGCTGCTGATCACCGTCGGCCTGAAGTCGAACAATGCCTTCAAGACCTGGAAGCTCGCTCGCGAGGCCTCCGATACCCTGCGCACCGTGTACATCGCGCAGCGCACCTACCTCGCCGACAATCCGACCACGGCAATGAGCGCGCTGACTCCCGCGCTGTTGCTGCCGTACATCCAGAACGGCCCCACCGTTTTCCCCACCGCCAAGTCGGTGACCGGAGCGACGCTCAATGTCTTCGTGGGCGCATCGCCGCCGTTCTACACGACCACCGCCACCGTTTCCGGTGCCACCTCGCCCTCTCGTTACGACCCCTCCGGATCCACCACCGATTCCCTCTGGGATGTAGGAGAATGA